A single Hippocampus zosterae strain Florida chromosome 1, ASM2543408v3, whole genome shotgun sequence DNA region contains:
- the elavl2 gene encoding ELAV-like protein 2 isoform X5: protein MAVRLCDVASLLRSGSWASEPWTGQVIAAMETQLSNGPTCNNTSNGPPSISNNCSSPVESGSLEDSKTNLIVNYLPQNMAQDELKSLFGSIGEIESCKLVRDKITGQSLGYGFVNYVEPKDAEKAINTLNGLRLQTKTIKVSYARPSSASIRDANLYVSGLPKTMTQTELEQLFSQYGRIITSRILVDQVTGLSRGVGFIRFDRRVEAEEAIKGLHCQKPPGAAEPITVKFANNPSQKTNQALLSQLYHSPNRRLDNLLNMAYGVKSRFSAMAIDGVTSLAGINIPGHSSGWCIFVYNLAPDADESILWQMFGPFGAVTNVKVIRDFNTNKCKGFGFVTMTNYDEAAVAIGSLNGYRLGDRVLQVSFKTNKTHKA from the exons ATGGCAGTCAGACTGTGCGATGTGGCTTCTCTGCTTCGAAGTGGCTCGTGGGCATCCGAGCCTTGGACCGGG CAGGTAATTGCTGCCATGGAAACGCAGCTGTCCAACGGGCCCACGTGCAACAACACCAGCAACGGGCCACCCAGCATCTCCAACAACTGTTCCTCACCGGTGGAGTCGGGTAGCTTGGAGGACAGCAAGACCAATCTGATCGTCAACTACCTGCCTCAGAACATGGCCCAGGACGAGCTCAAGAGCTTGTTCGGCAGCATCGGAGAGATCGAGTCGTGCAAGCTCGTCCGAGATAAAATAACAG GGCAAAGCCTCGGCTATGGATTTGTGAACTACGTGGAACCCAAGGATGCGGAAAAAGCCATCAACACCTTGAATGGCCTGAGACTTCAGACCAAGACGATCAAG GTGTCCTATGCGCGTCCGAGCTCCGCCTCCATCCGAGATGCAAATTTGTACGTCAGCGGCTTGCCAAAGACCATGACTCAGACGGAACTGGAGCAGCTCTTCTCGCAATATGGCCGCATCATCACCTCACGTATTCTCGTGGATCAGGTCACCG GCCTTTCCAGAGGCGTGGGCTTCATCCGCTTTGACCGGCGGGTGGAGGCCGAGGAGGCCATCAAGGGCCTCCACTGTCAAAAGCCGCCTGGCGCCGCCGAGCCCATCACGGTCAAGTTTGCCAACAACCCCAGCCAGAAAACCAACCAGGCGCTGCTGTCCCAGCTGTACCACTCGCCCAATCGAAG gctGGACAACCTGCTGAACATGGCCTATGGTGTGAAAAG CAGGTTCTCAGCCATGGCCATCGACGGTGTGACCAGCCTGGCCGGCATCAACATCCCGGGTCACAGCAGCGGCTGGTGCATCTTCGTGTACAACTTGGCCCCCGACGCCGACGAGAGCATCTTGTGGCAAATGTTTGGGCCGTTCGGCGCCGTCACCAACGTCAAGGTCATTCGCGACTTCAACACAAACAAGTGCAAAGGCTTCGGCTTCGTCACCATGACAAATTACGACGAGGCGGCCGTGGCCATCGGCAGCCTGAACGGCTACCGCCTGGGCGACCGCGTGCTGCAGGTGTCGttcaagaccaacaaaacccaCAAAGCGTAA
- the elavl2 gene encoding ELAV-like protein 2 isoform X2 has translation MAVRLCDVASLLRSGSWASEPWTGVIAAMETQLSNGPTCNNTSNGPPSISNNCSSPVESGSLEDSKTNLIVNYLPQNMAQDELKSLFGSIGEIESCKLVRDKITGQSLGYGFVNYVEPKDAEKAINTLNGLRLQTKTIKVSYARPSSASIRDANLYVSGLPKTMTQTELEQLFSQYGRIITSRILVDQVTGLSRGVGFIRFDRRVEAEEAIKGLHCQKPPGAAEPITVKFANNPSQKTNQALLSQLYHSPNRRYPGPLSQQAQRFRLDNLLNMAYGVKSRFSAMAIDGVTSLAGINIPGHSSGWCIFVYNLAPDADESILWQMFGPFGAVTNVKVIRDFNTNKCKGFGFVTMTNYDEAAVAIGSLNGYRLGDRVLQVSFKTNKTHKA, from the exons ATGGCAGTCAGACTGTGCGATGTGGCTTCTCTGCTTCGAAGTGGCTCGTGGGCATCCGAGCCTTGGACCGGG GTAATTGCTGCCATGGAAACGCAGCTGTCCAACGGGCCCACGTGCAACAACACCAGCAACGGGCCACCCAGCATCTCCAACAACTGTTCCTCACCGGTGGAGTCGGGTAGCTTGGAGGACAGCAAGACCAATCTGATCGTCAACTACCTGCCTCAGAACATGGCCCAGGACGAGCTCAAGAGCTTGTTCGGCAGCATCGGAGAGATCGAGTCGTGCAAGCTCGTCCGAGATAAAATAACAG GGCAAAGCCTCGGCTATGGATTTGTGAACTACGTGGAACCCAAGGATGCGGAAAAAGCCATCAACACCTTGAATGGCCTGAGACTTCAGACCAAGACGATCAAG GTGTCCTATGCGCGTCCGAGCTCCGCCTCCATCCGAGATGCAAATTTGTACGTCAGCGGCTTGCCAAAGACCATGACTCAGACGGAACTGGAGCAGCTCTTCTCGCAATATGGCCGCATCATCACCTCACGTATTCTCGTGGATCAGGTCACCG GCCTTTCCAGAGGCGTGGGCTTCATCCGCTTTGACCGGCGGGTGGAGGCCGAGGAGGCCATCAAGGGCCTCCACTGTCAAAAGCCGCCTGGCGCCGCCGAGCCCATCACGGTCAAGTTTGCCAACAACCCCAGCCAGAAAACCAACCAGGCGCTGCTGTCCCAGCTGTACCACTCGCCCAATCGAAGGTACCCGGGACCGCTCTCACAGCAGGCACAACGCTTCAG gctGGACAACCTGCTGAACATGGCCTATGGTGTGAAAAG CAGGTTCTCAGCCATGGCCATCGACGGTGTGACCAGCCTGGCCGGCATCAACATCCCGGGTCACAGCAGCGGCTGGTGCATCTTCGTGTACAACTTGGCCCCCGACGCCGACGAGAGCATCTTGTGGCAAATGTTTGGGCCGTTCGGCGCCGTCACCAACGTCAAGGTCATTCGCGACTTCAACACAAACAAGTGCAAAGGCTTCGGCTTCGTCACCATGACAAATTACGACGAGGCGGCCGTGGCCATCGGCAGCCTGAACGGCTACCGCCTGGGCGACCGCGTGCTGCAGGTGTCGttcaagaccaacaaaacccaCAAAGCGTAA
- the elavl2 gene encoding ELAV-like protein 2 isoform X1 produces the protein MAVRLCDVASLLRSGSWASEPWTGQVIAAMETQLSNGPTCNNTSNGPPSISNNCSSPVESGSLEDSKTNLIVNYLPQNMAQDELKSLFGSIGEIESCKLVRDKITGQSLGYGFVNYVEPKDAEKAINTLNGLRLQTKTIKVSYARPSSASIRDANLYVSGLPKTMTQTELEQLFSQYGRIITSRILVDQVTGLSRGVGFIRFDRRVEAEEAIKGLHCQKPPGAAEPITVKFANNPSQKTNQALLSQLYHSPNRRYPGPLSQQAQRFRLDNLLNMAYGVKSRFSAMAIDGVTSLAGINIPGHSSGWCIFVYNLAPDADESILWQMFGPFGAVTNVKVIRDFNTNKCKGFGFVTMTNYDEAAVAIGSLNGYRLGDRVLQVSFKTNKTHKA, from the exons ATGGCAGTCAGACTGTGCGATGTGGCTTCTCTGCTTCGAAGTGGCTCGTGGGCATCCGAGCCTTGGACCGGG CAGGTAATTGCTGCCATGGAAACGCAGCTGTCCAACGGGCCCACGTGCAACAACACCAGCAACGGGCCACCCAGCATCTCCAACAACTGTTCCTCACCGGTGGAGTCGGGTAGCTTGGAGGACAGCAAGACCAATCTGATCGTCAACTACCTGCCTCAGAACATGGCCCAGGACGAGCTCAAGAGCTTGTTCGGCAGCATCGGAGAGATCGAGTCGTGCAAGCTCGTCCGAGATAAAATAACAG GGCAAAGCCTCGGCTATGGATTTGTGAACTACGTGGAACCCAAGGATGCGGAAAAAGCCATCAACACCTTGAATGGCCTGAGACTTCAGACCAAGACGATCAAG GTGTCCTATGCGCGTCCGAGCTCCGCCTCCATCCGAGATGCAAATTTGTACGTCAGCGGCTTGCCAAAGACCATGACTCAGACGGAACTGGAGCAGCTCTTCTCGCAATATGGCCGCATCATCACCTCACGTATTCTCGTGGATCAGGTCACCG GCCTTTCCAGAGGCGTGGGCTTCATCCGCTTTGACCGGCGGGTGGAGGCCGAGGAGGCCATCAAGGGCCTCCACTGTCAAAAGCCGCCTGGCGCCGCCGAGCCCATCACGGTCAAGTTTGCCAACAACCCCAGCCAGAAAACCAACCAGGCGCTGCTGTCCCAGCTGTACCACTCGCCCAATCGAAGGTACCCGGGACCGCTCTCACAGCAGGCACAACGCTTCAG gctGGACAACCTGCTGAACATGGCCTATGGTGTGAAAAG CAGGTTCTCAGCCATGGCCATCGACGGTGTGACCAGCCTGGCCGGCATCAACATCCCGGGTCACAGCAGCGGCTGGTGCATCTTCGTGTACAACTTGGCCCCCGACGCCGACGAGAGCATCTTGTGGCAAATGTTTGGGCCGTTCGGCGCCGTCACCAACGTCAAGGTCATTCGCGACTTCAACACAAACAAGTGCAAAGGCTTCGGCTTCGTCACCATGACAAATTACGACGAGGCGGCCGTGGCCATCGGCAGCCTGAACGGCTACCGCCTGGGCGACCGCGTGCTGCAGGTGTCGttcaagaccaacaaaacccaCAAAGCGTAA
- the elavl2 gene encoding ELAV-like protein 2 isoform X6, which produces MAVRLCDVASLLRSGSWASEPWTGQVIAAMETQLSNGPTCNNTSNGPPSISNNCSSPVESGSLEDSKTNLIVNYLPQNMAQDELKSLFGSIGEIESCKLVRDKITGQSLGYGFVNYVEPKDAEKAINTLNGLRLQTKTIKVSYARPSSASIRDANLYVSGLPKTMTQTELEQLFSQYGRIITSRILVDQVTGLSRGVGFIRFDRRVEAEEAIKGLHCQKPPGAAEPITVKFANNPSQKTNQALLSQLYHSPNRRLDNLLNMAYGVKRFSAMAIDGVTSLAGINIPGHSSGWCIFVYNLAPDADESILWQMFGPFGAVTNVKVIRDFNTNKCKGFGFVTMTNYDEAAVAIGSLNGYRLGDRVLQVSFKTNKTHKA; this is translated from the exons ATGGCAGTCAGACTGTGCGATGTGGCTTCTCTGCTTCGAAGTGGCTCGTGGGCATCCGAGCCTTGGACCGGG CAGGTAATTGCTGCCATGGAAACGCAGCTGTCCAACGGGCCCACGTGCAACAACACCAGCAACGGGCCACCCAGCATCTCCAACAACTGTTCCTCACCGGTGGAGTCGGGTAGCTTGGAGGACAGCAAGACCAATCTGATCGTCAACTACCTGCCTCAGAACATGGCCCAGGACGAGCTCAAGAGCTTGTTCGGCAGCATCGGAGAGATCGAGTCGTGCAAGCTCGTCCGAGATAAAATAACAG GGCAAAGCCTCGGCTATGGATTTGTGAACTACGTGGAACCCAAGGATGCGGAAAAAGCCATCAACACCTTGAATGGCCTGAGACTTCAGACCAAGACGATCAAG GTGTCCTATGCGCGTCCGAGCTCCGCCTCCATCCGAGATGCAAATTTGTACGTCAGCGGCTTGCCAAAGACCATGACTCAGACGGAACTGGAGCAGCTCTTCTCGCAATATGGCCGCATCATCACCTCACGTATTCTCGTGGATCAGGTCACCG GCCTTTCCAGAGGCGTGGGCTTCATCCGCTTTGACCGGCGGGTGGAGGCCGAGGAGGCCATCAAGGGCCTCCACTGTCAAAAGCCGCCTGGCGCCGCCGAGCCCATCACGGTCAAGTTTGCCAACAACCCCAGCCAGAAAACCAACCAGGCGCTGCTGTCCCAGCTGTACCACTCGCCCAATCGAAG gctGGACAACCTGCTGAACATGGCCTATGGTGTGAAAAG GTTCTCAGCCATGGCCATCGACGGTGTGACCAGCCTGGCCGGCATCAACATCCCGGGTCACAGCAGCGGCTGGTGCATCTTCGTGTACAACTTGGCCCCCGACGCCGACGAGAGCATCTTGTGGCAAATGTTTGGGCCGTTCGGCGCCGTCACCAACGTCAAGGTCATTCGCGACTTCAACACAAACAAGTGCAAAGGCTTCGGCTTCGTCACCATGACAAATTACGACGAGGCGGCCGTGGCCATCGGCAGCCTGAACGGCTACCGCCTGGGCGACCGCGTGCTGCAGGTGTCGttcaagaccaacaaaacccaCAAAGCGTAA
- the elavl2 gene encoding ELAV-like protein 2 isoform X3 gives MAVRLCDVASLLRSGSWASEPWTGQVIAAMETQLSNGPTCNNTSNGPPSISNNCSSPVESGSLEDSKTNLIVNYLPQNMAQDELKSLFGSIGEIESCKLVRDKITGQSLGYGFVNYVEPKDAEKAINTLNGLRLQTKTIKVSYARPSSASIRDANLYVSGLPKTMTQTELEQLFSQYGRIITSRILVDQVTGLSRGVGFIRFDRRVEAEEAIKGLHCQKPPGAAEPITVKFANNPSQKTNQALLSQLYHSPNRRYPGPLSQQAQRFRLDNLLNMAYGVKRFSAMAIDGVTSLAGINIPGHSSGWCIFVYNLAPDADESILWQMFGPFGAVTNVKVIRDFNTNKCKGFGFVTMTNYDEAAVAIGSLNGYRLGDRVLQVSFKTNKTHKA, from the exons ATGGCAGTCAGACTGTGCGATGTGGCTTCTCTGCTTCGAAGTGGCTCGTGGGCATCCGAGCCTTGGACCGGG CAGGTAATTGCTGCCATGGAAACGCAGCTGTCCAACGGGCCCACGTGCAACAACACCAGCAACGGGCCACCCAGCATCTCCAACAACTGTTCCTCACCGGTGGAGTCGGGTAGCTTGGAGGACAGCAAGACCAATCTGATCGTCAACTACCTGCCTCAGAACATGGCCCAGGACGAGCTCAAGAGCTTGTTCGGCAGCATCGGAGAGATCGAGTCGTGCAAGCTCGTCCGAGATAAAATAACAG GGCAAAGCCTCGGCTATGGATTTGTGAACTACGTGGAACCCAAGGATGCGGAAAAAGCCATCAACACCTTGAATGGCCTGAGACTTCAGACCAAGACGATCAAG GTGTCCTATGCGCGTCCGAGCTCCGCCTCCATCCGAGATGCAAATTTGTACGTCAGCGGCTTGCCAAAGACCATGACTCAGACGGAACTGGAGCAGCTCTTCTCGCAATATGGCCGCATCATCACCTCACGTATTCTCGTGGATCAGGTCACCG GCCTTTCCAGAGGCGTGGGCTTCATCCGCTTTGACCGGCGGGTGGAGGCCGAGGAGGCCATCAAGGGCCTCCACTGTCAAAAGCCGCCTGGCGCCGCCGAGCCCATCACGGTCAAGTTTGCCAACAACCCCAGCCAGAAAACCAACCAGGCGCTGCTGTCCCAGCTGTACCACTCGCCCAATCGAAGGTACCCGGGACCGCTCTCACAGCAGGCACAACGCTTCAG gctGGACAACCTGCTGAACATGGCCTATGGTGTGAAAAG GTTCTCAGCCATGGCCATCGACGGTGTGACCAGCCTGGCCGGCATCAACATCCCGGGTCACAGCAGCGGCTGGTGCATCTTCGTGTACAACTTGGCCCCCGACGCCGACGAGAGCATCTTGTGGCAAATGTTTGGGCCGTTCGGCGCCGTCACCAACGTCAAGGTCATTCGCGACTTCAACACAAACAAGTGCAAAGGCTTCGGCTTCGTCACCATGACAAATTACGACGAGGCGGCCGTGGCCATCGGCAGCCTGAACGGCTACCGCCTGGGCGACCGCGTGCTGCAGGTGTCGttcaagaccaacaaaacccaCAAAGCGTAA
- the elavl2 gene encoding ELAV-like protein 2 isoform X4, giving the protein MAVRLCDVASLLRSGSWASEPWTGVIAAMETQLSNGPTCNNTSNGPPSISNNCSSPVESGSLEDSKTNLIVNYLPQNMAQDELKSLFGSIGEIESCKLVRDKITGQSLGYGFVNYVEPKDAEKAINTLNGLRLQTKTIKVSYARPSSASIRDANLYVSGLPKTMTQTELEQLFSQYGRIITSRILVDQVTGLSRGVGFIRFDRRVEAEEAIKGLHCQKPPGAAEPITVKFANNPSQKTNQALLSQLYHSPNRRYPGPLSQQAQRFRLDNLLNMAYGVKRFSAMAIDGVTSLAGINIPGHSSGWCIFVYNLAPDADESILWQMFGPFGAVTNVKVIRDFNTNKCKGFGFVTMTNYDEAAVAIGSLNGYRLGDRVLQVSFKTNKTHKA; this is encoded by the exons ATGGCAGTCAGACTGTGCGATGTGGCTTCTCTGCTTCGAAGTGGCTCGTGGGCATCCGAGCCTTGGACCGGG GTAATTGCTGCCATGGAAACGCAGCTGTCCAACGGGCCCACGTGCAACAACACCAGCAACGGGCCACCCAGCATCTCCAACAACTGTTCCTCACCGGTGGAGTCGGGTAGCTTGGAGGACAGCAAGACCAATCTGATCGTCAACTACCTGCCTCAGAACATGGCCCAGGACGAGCTCAAGAGCTTGTTCGGCAGCATCGGAGAGATCGAGTCGTGCAAGCTCGTCCGAGATAAAATAACAG GGCAAAGCCTCGGCTATGGATTTGTGAACTACGTGGAACCCAAGGATGCGGAAAAAGCCATCAACACCTTGAATGGCCTGAGACTTCAGACCAAGACGATCAAG GTGTCCTATGCGCGTCCGAGCTCCGCCTCCATCCGAGATGCAAATTTGTACGTCAGCGGCTTGCCAAAGACCATGACTCAGACGGAACTGGAGCAGCTCTTCTCGCAATATGGCCGCATCATCACCTCACGTATTCTCGTGGATCAGGTCACCG GCCTTTCCAGAGGCGTGGGCTTCATCCGCTTTGACCGGCGGGTGGAGGCCGAGGAGGCCATCAAGGGCCTCCACTGTCAAAAGCCGCCTGGCGCCGCCGAGCCCATCACGGTCAAGTTTGCCAACAACCCCAGCCAGAAAACCAACCAGGCGCTGCTGTCCCAGCTGTACCACTCGCCCAATCGAAGGTACCCGGGACCGCTCTCACAGCAGGCACAACGCTTCAG gctGGACAACCTGCTGAACATGGCCTATGGTGTGAAAAG GTTCTCAGCCATGGCCATCGACGGTGTGACCAGCCTGGCCGGCATCAACATCCCGGGTCACAGCAGCGGCTGGTGCATCTTCGTGTACAACTTGGCCCCCGACGCCGACGAGAGCATCTTGTGGCAAATGTTTGGGCCGTTCGGCGCCGTCACCAACGTCAAGGTCATTCGCGACTTCAACACAAACAAGTGCAAAGGCTTCGGCTTCGTCACCATGACAAATTACGACGAGGCGGCCGTGGCCATCGGCAGCCTGAACGGCTACCGCCTGGGCGACCGCGTGCTGCAGGTGTCGttcaagaccaacaaaacccaCAAAGCGTAA
- the elavl2 gene encoding ELAV-like protein 2 isoform X7 has protein sequence METQLSNGPTCNNTSNGPPSISNNCSSPVESGSLEDSKTNLIVNYLPQNMAQDELKSLFGSIGEIESCKLVRDKITGQSLGYGFVNYVEPKDAEKAINTLNGLRLQTKTIKVSYARPSSASIRDANLYVSGLPKTMTQTELEQLFSQYGRIITSRILVDQVTGLSRGVGFIRFDRRVEAEEAIKGLHCQKPPGAAEPITVKFANNPSQKTNQALLSQLYHSPNRRYPGPLSQQAQRFRLDNLLNMAYGVKSRFSAMAIDGVTSLAGINIPGHSSGWCIFVYNLAPDADESILWQMFGPFGAVTNVKVIRDFNTNKCKGFGFVTMTNYDEAAVAIGSLNGYRLGDRVLQVSFKTNKTHKA, from the exons ATGGAAACGCAGCTGTCCAACGGGCCCACGTGCAACAACACCAGCAACGGGCCACCCAGCATCTCCAACAACTGTTCCTCACCGGTGGAGTCGGGTAGCTTGGAGGACAGCAAGACCAATCTGATCGTCAACTACCTGCCTCAGAACATGGCCCAGGACGAGCTCAAGAGCTTGTTCGGCAGCATCGGAGAGATCGAGTCGTGCAAGCTCGTCCGAGATAAAATAACAG GGCAAAGCCTCGGCTATGGATTTGTGAACTACGTGGAACCCAAGGATGCGGAAAAAGCCATCAACACCTTGAATGGCCTGAGACTTCAGACCAAGACGATCAAG GTGTCCTATGCGCGTCCGAGCTCCGCCTCCATCCGAGATGCAAATTTGTACGTCAGCGGCTTGCCAAAGACCATGACTCAGACGGAACTGGAGCAGCTCTTCTCGCAATATGGCCGCATCATCACCTCACGTATTCTCGTGGATCAGGTCACCG GCCTTTCCAGAGGCGTGGGCTTCATCCGCTTTGACCGGCGGGTGGAGGCCGAGGAGGCCATCAAGGGCCTCCACTGTCAAAAGCCGCCTGGCGCCGCCGAGCCCATCACGGTCAAGTTTGCCAACAACCCCAGCCAGAAAACCAACCAGGCGCTGCTGTCCCAGCTGTACCACTCGCCCAATCGAAGGTACCCGGGACCGCTCTCACAGCAGGCACAACGCTTCAG gctGGACAACCTGCTGAACATGGCCTATGGTGTGAAAAG CAGGTTCTCAGCCATGGCCATCGACGGTGTGACCAGCCTGGCCGGCATCAACATCCCGGGTCACAGCAGCGGCTGGTGCATCTTCGTGTACAACTTGGCCCCCGACGCCGACGAGAGCATCTTGTGGCAAATGTTTGGGCCGTTCGGCGCCGTCACCAACGTCAAGGTCATTCGCGACTTCAACACAAACAAGTGCAAAGGCTTCGGCTTCGTCACCATGACAAATTACGACGAGGCGGCCGTGGCCATCGGCAGCCTGAACGGCTACCGCCTGGGCGACCGCGTGCTGCAGGTGTCGttcaagaccaacaaaacccaCAAAGCGTAA